Genomic DNA from Lagenorhynchus albirostris chromosome 20, mLagAlb1.1, whole genome shotgun sequence:
ggttgcggcatgcatgtggggtctagttccctgaccaaggatggaaccccagccccttgcattgggagtgcggagtcttatctactgcgccaccagggaagtcctggtcctTGGCCTTTTCAAGTGCGGTTGACTTATTTGTCTATAGTCAACATCAATCTCTCCCATGATTTTGGTTATTGTAGTTATGCTAATGGCTCCTGACTGTCTCTGTCCCTGCTTTGACTGCTAATTGAATGGCTCTATCTAGATGTCTAAGTATCTTCTCAAACTGTCCAAAACTGAATTTAATCCTCcaactccctctctctcccctgcatAAGACAAAACTAAAACCTAATTCTCTTTTTGGTCGGTTCATCCCTGATTTCTCCTTCTCTCACCCTCACATTCAGTCAAATTTTCCCTTATAAATATCTCATAAATATGTCCTTCACCATCCCCACTGTTACTGTAATCTCTTCCCAGTCTTACTCTTCTCCAATATATTCTCCCCAGTGTAGCCAAAGTGATTCCTCTAGAGTCTAGATTATGTAGATTGACTAATTATCACCCACTGCTTAAACATTTTTACTCTTTCCGTGGAGTTCCGTGAGGTCAAAGGCACAGTCCTCCAGAAAGCCGGTCTGCCTGAGGCAGAAGTTTGCAAGGAGTTAGGGTCTAAATACATAGTTAGAGGGAAGAGTCCACACAAGACCACCCTCACTTCTGACACTGACTGTAAGTTTGGGGTTTCTCAAAAACACCTCCAGatttgataattcactagaaaGAACTCGCTGAAAGCTATTATATTAATGGATTATGGTTCATTATAAGGAAAAGATACAAATTAGAACCAGCCAAAGGAAGGGATGCATGAGGTGCTATCTAGAAGGGTTTCAAATGTGATGCTTCCATTGTCCTCAGCGATGTGTTTCTCTCTCATGGAGTATTGCCAACCCAAGAAGCTCACCTGAGCTgcagtgtccagagtttttattgggacTTACTGATTGATTGCTCACATGGTTGAACTTAGTTTCCAGTCTCCCCTCAGGCTGATACCATGTGATCCAAGGGGCCCACCTGAATAACAAAGACAATCCTATTACTTTAGAAATAGGGATTTAGAGGTTACTCCCAGGAGCTGAGGACAAAGGCCAGACCTCTCTTTGGGCAAAGCCAATTATTTACTGTACACCTTCATCACCTATTTCTCCATTGCCCTCTAGATAAAATCCAAACAAAGCTTTATAATCTTATCAGCCTCATCCCTGAATCACTATCCACCCAGTCCATCCCACCTCTAGAAGCTACACTTCAGCTGTTTTAGACTATTAATATATTAGTTTGAATGTGTTGTGTTTGCTCTTACCTCTGCACCTTTGGACATAACATACTATTCCTTCTTCTTGATCTACCATGCTATCCCACCCTCACCTCACCCAGTCCAATCTCTTACCCATTCTTTAGGTCTCCATCTAACATCACTTCCTTTGTTCACCAACCTCACACTCAAAATGAGTTAGGTGTCTCTTCCACATCCTCTTACAGAATACCCAGTGCTTACTCCTTTTGTAgcacttgtttattgtttttttgtccacgaatatttatatatcttttactTAACTAATGGTCTTCAAAATAAGGTGTACCCAAAATAATCCATTTCAgtgaaggaataaaatattaaaatctttttccttgtatacaaaatatgaacttaagggaattcccttgctgaccagtggttaggactcagtactttcactgccgtggcctgggttgagtccctggtgggggaactaagatatcCTGCAAGacacacggtgtggccaaaaaaaaataatgaagttaggTGCTAGTAATACTTGATATATTGATTGAGGTTGGCAGCTTGTTCTGTACGACAACTGACTTCATGTCAGACGTGGTAAATGAGGTATCCTGATGAAGTGCAAGTTTCTTAGCTTAGAAGAGTTGACAGTGGCACCCTTACTCCAATTTTCAGAACATTATGAATTATTTCAGTTTACCTGCTCTCATTAAATTGATTCATTGATTATATTTACTGGTTTTAACAAAATTAGCCCTTACAAAATAGACAGTTGACTTTAAAGATTCCTGCAAAGTGCTCGCTTTGACAGCACATATACTGAAATTGGAAGGATacagaagattagcatggccctgCACAaagatgacacgcaaattcgtgaagcattCCTGAGGAGACTGTTGCTCTCCATGGCCGACGAAAAGCCCAAGGAAGGAGTCAAGACTGACAACAACGATCATAATAATTTGATGAGGCAGGATGGTTCTGTGGTGCAGTTTAAGATTAAGAGGCATACGCCACTTAGTAAACTAATGAGAGCCTATTGTGAACAACAGGGTTTGTCAATGAGGCAGATCAGATTCCGATTTGATGGGCAGCCAATCAGTGAAACAGACACACCTGCACAGCTGAAAATGGAGGATGAAGATACAATAGATGTGTTCCAGCAGCAGACGGGAGGTGTCTACTAAAAAGGGAACCTGCTACTTTACTCCAGAATTGTTCCTCCAGAC
This window encodes:
- the LOC132511042 gene encoding small ubiquitin-related modifier 2-like, which codes for MALHKDDTQIREAFLRRLLLSMADEKPKEGVKTDNNDHNNLMRQDGSVVQFKIKRHTPLSKLMRAYCEQQGLSMRQIRFRFDGQPISETDTPAQLKMEDEDTIDVFQQQTGGVY